A window from Peromyscus eremicus chromosome 1, PerEre_H2_v1, whole genome shotgun sequence encodes these proteins:
- the LOC131902691 gene encoding vomeronasal type-1 receptor 4-like: MDQKNLAIGIVFLLQGTVGILGNFSLLSYYLIHYYIGEKLKTKDLILTHLFTANSLIIVSKGVLETIQAFGMKWFISDFGCNLLLYIQRLGRNISFGTTTLLTVYQAITISPSDSCWKDLKIKAPKYIGLSISLFWVLFMVINMISPLYLSIKGNSKNLTHKRDLKYCSTVGYNEVMGLLYTTFFVFPEVLLSVTIAWTGGSMVVILYRHKQRVQHIHSTHVSTSASPESRATQSILVLVFTFLGFYALSSILQGWNALVYNSGWWVMNITAIISLCFPTLCPFIMSHNSIVFKFIFSCLQN; encoded by the coding sequence ATGGACCAAAAGAATTTGGCAATAGGAATAGTCTTCTTACTTCAGGGCACAGttggaattctgggaaatttctctcttctttcctactACCTCATCCATTACTACATTGGAGAGAAGTTAAAGACCAAGGATTTGATTCTCACACACCTCTTCACAGCCAACTCCTTGATCATTGTTTCTAAAGGTGTGCTAGAGACAATACAGGCTTTTGGGATGAAATGGTTTATCAGTGATTTTGGCTGCAACCTTCTTTTGTACATTCAAAGACTTGGCAGAAACATATCCTTTGGCACCACCACTCTCTTGACTGTCTATCAGGCCATCACTATCAGTCCAAGTGACTCATGTTGGAAGGATCTGAAAATCAAAGCTCCCAAGTACATTGGACTCTCCATTTCCCTCTTCTGGGTCTTGTTCATGGTAATTAATATGATTTCCCCTCTGTATCTGTCTATCAAAGGGAACAGCAAAAACCTGACACATAAAAGAGATTTGAAATATTGCTCCACTGTAGGTTATAATGAAGTCATGGGCTTGTTGTATACAACTTTCTTTGTATTTCCTGAAGTTTTGCTTTCTGTGACCATTGCTTGGACTGGTGGATCCATGGTTGTCATTCTCTACAGGCACAAGCAACGGGTTCAACACATCCATAGCACTCATGTTTCCACCAGTGCATCCCCTGAGTCCAGAGCCACCCAGAGCATCCTAGTCCTGGTGTTCACTTTTCTAGGCTTTTATGCCCTCTCCTCCATCTTACAGGGTTGGAATGCTCTTGTATATAATAGTGGATGGTGGGTAATGAACATCACAGCcatcatttctctgtgttttcctacATTATGCCCTTTTATTATGAGTCATAACTCCATTGTGTTTAAATTCATCTTTTCCTGCTTGCAGAATTGA